In a genomic window of Pelecanus crispus isolate bPelCri1 chromosome 1, bPelCri1.pri, whole genome shotgun sequence:
- the P2RY2 gene encoding P2Y purinoceptor 2 yields MKQMQVVLTEASWVMANLTTPPAWTRAINSSLDPGNAGDNTYKCIFNEDFKYVLLPVSYGIVCVVGLFLNLLALYIFIFRIKTWNASTTYMFNLAVSDTLYVVSLPLLVYYYAVGDNWPFSVGLCKIVRFLFYTNLYCSILFLLCISIHRFLGICFPLKSLQWGHVRYAQRVSVIVWVVTVVCQSPVLFFVTTSMKRDTITCHDTSTKDLFGQFVIYSSVMLVLLFCIPFLIIIVCYCLMARRLLQPTRGMSRLSRSKKKSVKMIIIVLVVFIVCFLPFHVTRTLYYSFRNWDLSCQTLNTINLVYKVTRPLASTNSCLDPILYFLAGQRFMKFAGNKMPGKHQNEMALGMVPNSHLGTSNNTDTLSKDTKS; encoded by the exons ATGAAGCAGATGCAGGTGGTCCTCACTGAAGCATCGTG GGTGATGGCGAACCTAACAACTCCTCCAGCCTGGACCAGAGCCATCAACAGCTCCTTGGACCCAGGTAATGCAGGAGACAACACCTACAAGTGCATATTTAATGAGGACTTCAAGTATGTCCTGCTGCCCGTCTCGTACGGCATCGTGTGCGTGGTGGGGCTCTTTCTCAACCTGCTGGCCCTCTACATCTTCATCTTCAGGATCAAGACCTGGAACGCTTCCACCACGTATATGTTCAACCTGGCTGTGTCCGACACGCTCTACGTGGtctccctgcccctcctggTGTATTATTATGCCGTGGGGGACAACTGGCCCTTCAGCGTGGGCTTGTGTAAGATAGTCCGCTTCTTGTTTTACACCAACCTCTACTGCAgcatccttttcctcctctgcatcAGCATCCATCGATTCCTGGGCATCTGCTTCCCGCTGAAGTCTCTGCAGTGGGGACACGTTCGCTATGCCCAGAGGGTGTCGGTCATCGTGTGGGTGGTGACTGTCGTGTGCCAGTCACCTGTACTCTTCTTCGTCACCACCAGCATGAAGCGTGACACCATCACCTGCCACGACACATCTACCAAGGACCTCTTTGGCCAGTTTGTAATTTACAGTTCAGTGATGCTAGTGCTGCTCTTCTGCATCCCTTTCCTCATCATCATCGTCTGCTACTGCCTAATGGCccggaggctgctgcagcccacaCGGGGGATGTCCCGGCTGTCACGATCCAAAAAGAAGTCCGTCAAGATGATAATTATCGTCTTGGTGGTCTTCATcgtctgttttcttcctttccatgtcACTCGTACCTTGTACTACTCCTTCCGGAACTGGGACTTGAGCTGTCAGACCCTCAATACTATCAATTTAGTCTATAAGGTGACTCGTCCCCTAGCTAGCACCAACAGCTGCTTGGATcccattttgtatttcttagcAGGACAACGATTTATGAAGTTTGCAGGCAACAAAATGCCAGGGAAGCATCAAAATGAAATGGCACTGGGCATGGTGCCCAACAGTCACCTGGGAACCAGCAACAACACAGACACATTATCCAAGGATACAAAATCctag